From a region of the Pseudanabaena sp. BC1403 genome:
- a CDS encoding GGDEF domain-containing protein, with product MTSIDAVLQLSMLIFLCCLVNQYRGIKTFTLGNIFTIISYIISFSRTFQLSATLVTAGLFLLLGSSISCIGIAQFTDKKIKLHYFLILHLLFIGIQSCFVIFKDVFLFKTITQSAFQIVVFALSIYYLLSNSHKSFVGAARFMASVIFVLILLLIARIVILIGNPPDNLFAHADINSASLLVIFISKFLMTSGFIMMVCQRLYHDLHRSANTDVLTHLLNRRAMMHQLEIAMNQFYRSDRLFAIILIDVDFFKRVNDVYGHGGGDTVLIHLAQILQTKMRKADLASRWGGEEFLILLPDTMLDQAHELAERLRSYVETNPTPSNIQITISLGIAVIRQHGNSLESLITAADHALYAAKNNGRNLVAIANQR from the coding sequence ATGACTAGCATTGATGCCGTATTACAACTATCAATGCTGATTTTTTTATGTTGCTTGGTAAATCAATACCGAGGCATTAAAACTTTCACCCTAGGTAATATTTTTACAATAATTAGCTATATCATTAGCTTCAGTAGAACCTTTCAGCTATCAGCCACATTAGTTACTGCTGGACTCTTCCTATTGCTAGGTAGTTCAATTTCATGTATCGGTATCGCTCAATTTACCGACAAAAAGATTAAGCTCCATTACTTTCTCATACTTCACCTTCTATTCATTGGGATTCAATCATGTTTTGTGATTTTTAAAGACGTTTTCCTATTTAAGACCATCACTCAATCAGCTTTTCAAATAGTAGTCTTTGCGCTTTCTATTTACTATTTGTTAAGCAATTCCCATAAAAGCTTTGTTGGGGCAGCAAGATTTATGGCGAGTGTCATATTTGTTTTAATCTTGCTATTAATAGCAAGAATTGTAATCTTGATCGGAAATCCACCTGACAATCTATTTGCACATGCTGATATCAATTCTGCTTCTTTACTCGTAATTTTTATCTCTAAGTTTTTAATGACCTCTGGATTTATCATGATGGTCTGCCAGAGGCTCTATCACGATTTACATAGATCCGCTAATACTGATGTACTGACACATTTGCTCAATCGGCGGGCGATGATGCATCAGCTTGAGATCGCCATGAATCAGTTTTATCGTAGCGATCGCTTATTTGCGATTATTTTGATTGATGTCGATTTCTTTAAGCGAGTTAATGATGTCTATGGACATGGTGGCGGTGATACAGTTCTTATTCATCTTGCGCAAATCCTCCAAACCAAGATGCGGAAAGCTGATTTAGCAAGTCGTTGGGGAGGTGAAGAGTTTTTGATTTTGTTGCCCGATACGATGCTCGATCAAGCACATGAGCTTGCTGAGCGATTACGCTCTTATGTAGAGACAAATCCCACACCATCAAATATCCAAATCACGATTAGTTTAGGAATCGCAGTAATCCGTCAGCATGGAAATTCACTGGAAAGCTTAATTACGGCTGCCGATCATGCCCTATATGCAGCCAAGAACAATGGTCGTAACTTAGTAGCGATCGCGAACCAACGCTAA
- the bioF gene encoding 8-amino-7-oxononanoate synthase has product MKTKPITHLSTPYDWLDRSLESIHKANWYRSTQTISSKAGTIATIDGREMLLFASNNYLGLAGDRRLIDAAISATEMYGTGSTGSRLVTGHLALHEELETAIADLKNTEAALVFSSGYLANLGVIAAIVGQRDLILGDEYNHSCLKKGGLLSGATAIDYQHLDLADLTAKLQANRAKYRRCLITTDSVFSMDGDLAPLRAIMDLANQYDCMVLVDEAHGTGVFGDRGGGLTTALGIQQDLIQVGTLSKALGSLGGYVAGSAKLIDFLRNRAATWIYTTGLSPADTGAAIAAINIVKSENTLRQQIWQNVGFFKQGLQSLGIQAIAFDSPIIAIEMADIAQTLQMATNLRENGIFAPAIRPPTVPTPRIRLTLMASHTQEQIQYLMQCLQAW; this is encoded by the coding sequence GTGAAGACTAAACCCATTACTCATTTATCTACGCCCTACGACTGGCTCGATCGCTCATTAGAGTCCATCCACAAAGCTAACTGGTATCGCTCTACGCAAACTATAAGTAGCAAAGCAGGAACGATCGCTACTATTGATGGACGCGAGATGTTGCTGTTTGCTAGTAATAACTATTTGGGGCTAGCAGGCGATCGCCGATTGATTGATGCAGCGATTAGCGCTACAGAAATGTATGGGACTGGCTCGACAGGATCTCGTCTGGTAACAGGACATCTGGCTTTGCATGAAGAATTAGAAACTGCGATCGCTGATCTTAAAAATACTGAGGCGGCGTTAGTATTTAGCTCTGGTTACTTGGCAAATTTGGGAGTGATCGCTGCAATTGTGGGACAGCGAGATTTGATTTTGGGTGATGAATATAATCACTCTTGTTTGAAAAAGGGTGGTTTGCTGAGTGGTGCAACTGCCATCGATTATCAGCATTTGGATTTAGCCGATCTCACCGCTAAATTGCAAGCAAATCGTGCTAAATATCGCCGCTGTCTAATTACCACTGACAGCGTGTTTAGTATGGATGGCGATCTTGCACCATTACGGGCAATCATGGATTTAGCTAACCAATACGACTGCATGGTATTAGTCGATGAAGCACATGGAACGGGAGTATTTGGCGATCGCGGTGGTGGCTTGACGACTGCATTGGGGATTCAGCAGGATTTAATCCAAGTGGGAACTCTGAGTAAGGCTTTGGGAAGTTTGGGCGGATATGTGGCAGGTTCGGCTAAACTTATCGATTTTTTACGCAATCGGGCGGCAACTTGGATTTATACTACGGGGCTTTCGCCTGCGGATACAGGTGCAGCGATCGCAGCGATTAACATTGTCAAGTCAGAAAATACTCTCCGTCAGCAGATTTGGCAAAATGTGGGATTCTTTAAACAAGGTTTACAAAGTTTAGGTATTCAGGCGATCGCATTTGATTCACCAATAATTGCGATCGAGATGGCTGATATTGCTCAAACGCTGCAAATGGCAACAAATTTACGCGAAAATGGAATCTTTGCCCCTGCGATCCGTCCGCCCACTGTACCGACTCCACGCATCCGTCTAACCTTGATGGCAAGTCATACCCAAGAACAAATCCAGTATTTGATGCAATGTTTACAAGCTTGGTAA